Proteins encoded in a region of the Fibrobacter sp. UWP2 genome:
- a CDS encoding ATP-binding protein: MNGKISRIIAEDVSRKFFKGKVIVVYGPRQSGKTTLIKELLREMAVSPVFLNGDDDLDVHYFDTVTASRWTQLMGEKKVVFIDEGQKIQNLGRAVKLLVDSRDDVQVVITGSSSFTLANSVEEPLTGRKFEYRLFPLSYAELAKHFGFLEESKKLELRLVYGSYPEVVTNEDGVKETLKMLADSYLYRDLMQYEGIRKPAVLEKLLRAVALQVGSEVSYNELAGLIGVSRTLVESYLKILEQAFIIFPLTSYSNNLRNEIKKGVKYYFWDNGIRNAVLNDFTPVPQRNDIGALWENYAISERMKRNAYNRADGLPYFWRTTDQMEVDYLEVCGSKIKAFEFKWNPKKKSRVTKAFTNRYPEAEVETITPENIAEWVG, from the coding sequence ATGAACGGCAAAATTTCAAGAATTATCGCAGAGGATGTTTCCCGCAAGTTTTTTAAGGGTAAGGTTATCGTTGTTTACGGTCCGAGGCAGAGCGGCAAGACGACCCTTATCAAGGAACTGCTGCGAGAAATGGCTGTTTCGCCCGTATTTTTGAATGGCGACGATGATTTGGATGTCCATTATTTTGATACGGTGACGGCCAGTCGCTGGACTCAGTTGATGGGCGAAAAGAAGGTTGTTTTTATCGACGAAGGTCAAAAGATTCAGAACCTGGGGCGTGCGGTAAAGCTGCTTGTAGATTCCCGCGACGATGTTCAAGTGGTGATTACCGGGTCAAGTTCGTTCACCTTGGCAAATTCCGTGGAAGAACCCTTGACTGGGCGCAAATTTGAATACAGGTTGTTTCCGTTGAGTTATGCGGAACTTGCTAAGCACTTTGGATTTTTGGAAGAATCAAAAAAATTGGAGCTGCGCCTTGTTTACGGGAGCTACCCTGAAGTCGTGACAAATGAGGACGGCGTCAAAGAAACGCTCAAGATGCTTGCGGACAGCTACCTGTATCGAGATTTGATGCAGTACGAAGGAATTCGAAAACCAGCGGTGCTTGAAAAATTGCTGCGAGCGGTGGCCCTGCAGGTGGGCAGCGAAGTCTCTTACAACGAATTGGCCGGACTCATCGGTGTATCACGAACTCTTGTGGAATCGTATCTGAAAATATTGGAGCAGGCGTTTATCATTTTCCCGCTGACATCGTATTCGAACAACTTGCGCAACGAAATCAAGAAAGGCGTAAAGTATTACTTCTGGGATAACGGAATCCGCAATGCCGTACTGAACGATTTTACGCCCGTGCCGCAAAGGAACGATATCGGGGCACTTTGGGAAAACTACGCCATCAGTGAACGCATGAAAAGGAACGCCTACAACCGCGCAGATGGACTCCCTTATTTTTGGCGGACAACCGACCAGATGGAAGTCGATTACCTCGAAGTCTGCGGCTCAAAAATCAAGGCGTTCGAATTCAAGTGGAACCCCAAAAAGAAAAGCCGCGTCACCAAGGCGTTTACCAATCGATACCCTGAAGCCGAGGTGGAAACTATTACGCCGGAGAATATTGCAGAATGGGTGGGGTAA